In Pseudoduganella albidiflava, a single window of DNA contains:
- a CDS encoding glycoside hydrolase family 88/105 protein, with translation MKKLTLAVLLAALAATSVHAAGPYRNPDNKNLNDPLEGTYPVPYKLPVVAEITAQLSAVRGFIDRATPSRIVDKATGQPVSDFGTPVATAIVEPSPNDFGIMNYEMGVMHAGLMLGRRVTGDPAWTAMTERHLAFFHQRLGYFTEQEKQFKLGRANSFARWVKPHALDDAGSMCAALVRARLEKIGPDMSPVIATLADWVHSKQVRLKDGTLARNRPQAWSVWADDMYMSIPALAEMGRMTGERRYYDDAVKNVLGISKYLFDRQVGLYTHGWNQNNPDAPEFYWGRANGWAVLAMSDLLDVLPKSHPGYQKVLAQHRRALRGIARQQSGEGMWHQMLDRHDSYLETSGTAMFVYALAHAINQGWISPTTYGSIAQAGWAGISARIKEDGSVVDGVTATTFASDHVYYYNRPTSINAMAGYGPVLLAGFEMIKLLNNPDVAITDKVKTYHYGPKKPQP, from the coding sequence ATGAAGAAACTGACGCTCGCCGTCCTGCTGGCCGCCCTGGCCGCCACCTCGGTTCACGCGGCCGGCCCGTACCGCAACCCGGACAACAAGAACCTGAACGATCCCCTGGAGGGCACCTATCCGGTGCCGTACAAGCTGCCGGTGGTGGCCGAGATCACGGCCCAGCTGAGCGCCGTGCGCGGCTTCATCGACCGCGCCACGCCGAGCCGCATCGTCGACAAGGCCACCGGCCAGCCGGTGAGCGACTTCGGCACGCCGGTCGCCACCGCCATCGTGGAACCGTCGCCGAACGATTTCGGCATCATGAACTACGAGATGGGCGTGATGCACGCTGGCCTGATGCTGGGCCGCCGCGTCACCGGCGATCCGGCATGGACGGCGATGACCGAGCGCCACCTGGCCTTCTTCCACCAGCGCCTCGGCTATTTCACGGAACAGGAAAAGCAGTTCAAGCTGGGCCGCGCGAACAGCTTTGCACGCTGGGTGAAACCCCATGCGCTGGACGATGCCGGCTCGATGTGCGCGGCGCTGGTGCGTGCCCGGCTGGAGAAGATCGGGCCGGACATGTCACCCGTGATCGCCACGCTGGCCGACTGGGTGCACAGCAAGCAGGTGCGGCTGAAGGATGGCACGCTGGCGCGCAACCGCCCGCAGGCGTGGTCCGTGTGGGCCGACGACATGTACATGAGCATTCCCGCGCTGGCCGAGATGGGCCGCATGACGGGCGAGCGGCGCTACTACGACGACGCCGTGAAGAACGTGCTGGGCATCTCGAAGTACCTGTTCGACCGGCAGGTCGGCCTGTACACGCACGGCTGGAACCAGAACAACCCCGATGCGCCCGAGTTCTACTGGGGCCGCGCCAACGGCTGGGCGGTGCTGGCGATGTCCGACCTGCTCGACGTGCTGCCGAAGAGCCACCCCGGCTACCAGAAGGTGCTGGCGCAGCACCGGCGCGCGCTGCGCGGCATCGCCAGGCAGCAGTCCGGCGAGGGCATGTGGCACCAGATGCTGGACCGGCACGACTCGTACCTGGAAACCTCCGGCACGGCGATGTTCGTCTACGCGCTGGCGCACGCGATCAACCAGGGCTGGATCAGCCCCACCACCTACGGCTCGATCGCCCAGGCGGGATGGGCCGGCATCTCCGCCCGCATCAAGGAAGACGGCAGCGTCGTCGATGGCGTCACCGCCACCACCTTCGCCAGCGACCACGTGTATTACTACAACCGGCCGACCAGCATCAATGCGATGGCCGGCTACGGGCCGGTGCTGCTGGCCGGCTTCGAGATGATCAAGCTGCTCAACAACCCGGACGTGGCCATCACCGACAAGGTGAAGACCTATCATTACGGGCCGAAGAAGCCGCAGCCCTGA
- a CDS encoding glycoside hydrolase family 43 protein, with product MRMTTTLPALSLLPMLLLALSGHAAEAWVPDLGNGKYQNPVLNADYSDPDAVRVGDTYYMTSSSFNSAPGLPLLQSKDMVNWRLVGHALPKQVPVAHFSVPRHGGGVWAPCLRHHDGKFWIFYPDPDHGVYVTTATDFAGPWSEPRLLLPGKGIIDPSPLWDDDGKAYLVHAWAKSRAGINNRLTLRSMAPDGSRLLDSEGKVIVDGDRLPGYRTLEGPKFYKHEGYYYVFAPAGGVEHGWQSVFRSRTIDGPYEDRIVMEQGDTPVNGPHQGAWVRAQDGKDWFLHFQDRKAYGRVVHLQPMAWRDGWPVIGRQGPKPGVGNPVATYDKPVAGQPVAVPATTDEFDGAALGLQWQWNANPREGWYSLAARPGHLRLPVQAVPASKDFMRAAPNILAQKLPATTFTAETRIELRGAKDGDRAGLILHGQSYAALGLHQRGKDLQLVYTTCTPFKPRCTESATVLLPKAPAALTLRLAMADGASARFQYSVDGKTFADAGAPFAATKGHWVGAQMGLYSASDAVAPSGAWLDADYFRVTP from the coding sequence ATGCGGATGACCACCACGCTGCCAGCCTTGTCCCTGCTGCCCATGCTGCTCCTTGCGCTGTCCGGCCATGCGGCCGAAGCGTGGGTGCCGGACCTCGGCAACGGCAAGTACCAGAACCCGGTGCTGAACGCGGACTATTCGGACCCGGACGCCGTGCGCGTCGGCGACACGTACTACATGACGTCGTCGAGCTTCAACAGCGCGCCCGGCCTGCCGCTGCTGCAATCGAAGGACATGGTGAACTGGCGGCTGGTGGGCCATGCGCTGCCGAAGCAGGTGCCGGTGGCGCATTTCTCCGTGCCGCGCCACGGCGGCGGCGTGTGGGCACCGTGCCTGCGCCACCACGACGGCAAGTTCTGGATCTTCTATCCGGACCCGGACCACGGCGTGTACGTGACGACGGCAACCGACTTCGCCGGCCCGTGGAGCGAACCGCGCCTGCTGTTGCCGGGCAAGGGCATCATCGACCCGTCGCCGCTGTGGGACGACGACGGCAAGGCCTACCTGGTGCACGCGTGGGCCAAGAGCCGCGCCGGCATCAACAACCGGCTGACCTTGCGCAGCATGGCGCCGGACGGCAGCCGCCTGCTGGACAGCGAAGGCAAGGTGATCGTCGATGGCGACCGGCTGCCGGGCTACCGCACGCTGGAAGGGCCGAAGTTCTACAAGCACGAGGGCTACTACTACGTGTTCGCGCCGGCCGGCGGCGTGGAACACGGCTGGCAGTCGGTGTTCCGTTCGCGCACCATCGACGGCCCCTACGAAGACCGCATCGTGATGGAACAGGGCGATACGCCTGTCAACGGCCCGCACCAGGGTGCCTGGGTGCGGGCGCAGGATGGCAAGGACTGGTTCCTGCACTTCCAGGACCGCAAGGCATATGGCCGCGTGGTGCACCTGCAGCCGATGGCCTGGCGGGATGGCTGGCCCGTCATCGGCCGGCAGGGGCCGAAGCCCGGCGTCGGCAATCCGGTCGCCACGTACGACAAGCCCGTGGCCGGCCAGCCGGTGGCGGTGCCGGCCACCACCGATGAATTCGACGGTGCGGCGCTGGGCCTGCAATGGCAGTGGAACGCCAATCCACGCGAGGGCTGGTATTCGCTGGCCGCCCGCCCCGGCCACCTGCGCCTGCCGGTGCAGGCGGTGCCGGCGTCGAAGGATTTCATGCGCGCCGCGCCGAACATCCTTGCGCAGAAACTGCCCGCCACCACCTTCACCGCCGAGACGCGCATCGAACTGCGTGGCGCGAAGGATGGCGACCGCGCGGGCCTGATCCTGCATGGCCAGAGCTATGCGGCGCTGGGCCTGCACCAGCGCGGCAAGGACCTGCAACTGGTGTACACCACCTGCACGCCATTCAAGCCGCGCTGTACGGAAAGCGCCACCGTGCTGCTGCCGAAGGCGCCGGCGGCGCTGACGCTGCGGCTGGCGATGGCCGACGGCGCCAGCGCCCGGTTCCAGTACAGCGTGGATGGCAAGACCTTCGCCGACGCCGGCGCCCCGTTCGCCGCCACCAAGGGCCACTGGGTAGGCGCGCAGATGGGCCTGTACAGCGCCAGCGATGCCGTGGCGCCGTCCGGCGCCTGGCTCGACGCCGACTACTTCCGGGTGACCCCATGA
- a CDS encoding TonB-dependent receptor domain-containing protein, with translation MHRIPQRIALSAIALAVLTLAQSASAQQAAPSEAPMARVEVTGSSIRQLATENALPLTTIKSEELVARGLTTMSEVATSLTVGSTNEPVGGGGGGTMINMRGLNTNRTLVLLNGRRLPNEAVGASSVNVDVVPMSAVERVEVLRDGASSIYGTDAIAGVVNFITKRTHTGTTVTGGWVQPERHGGGDQQRVSIVSGMGDLAEQGWNVYAALDFQQRARLAQSDRPNISDPNLIAQLGGNPFSSAVAGSSSAPANFTVYQNGKPTTLTGNPYFASGCAAPYGGAQYTIPSTKASGAGVGTCILDPDLYPQLLPDNMQASLFTKASLRHHGDSLLTVELLATESFIKAQNPPQVFGAQTDYDKYNPGVRKPLFITPSSKWYPGGSGGVPGVAGVTNQDLALTWSMDEAGPARTDDRQNTRRLVIADQGEFMGWDYRVGVTAAESKRAVGWISGFFATDGIYQGVANGTLNPFGAQDAAGAEYLDSIRRDGLTYRVARVGYVGTDFNIARPLLDLPGGPLTLAIGGDWHRETYRDATDPVANEVTYKVSGTPNTYPRGERKVTALYLEADAPITKELTLTGAVRADHFSDFGNTVNPKLSVRWQPTQTVLLRGTASTGFRAPTLPELYGTPLTRMPSTNKWDDPLLCPSATPSVRATGSVTTDPRYAGLNLDPARVCDTNLTTLQGANPDLDPEKARTVTAGIVLSPMKNLNVSFDWWSIKMKGTIAQITEETIFDNLERYQDLFVRNADGTLDYIVKTRMNMGGLRTRGIDTSVSYTWPTTQWGKFGIGMDGTYVDRYEGQNEPGGVWEDSVGRPGALATGSTSANTYVYRWKHNLRLSWNYQKFGVQLTQAYTSHYDDTNAQPNQKPGQPFFNQIDHYTLYNLATNWNVSDKLKLTLGVNNLLDEDPPLSNQRIGSRVVFAQNVSKPIGRAWNVRVNYTF, from the coding sequence ATGCACCGTATTCCCCAGCGGATCGCGTTGTCCGCGATCGCCCTCGCCGTCCTCACGCTCGCCCAGTCCGCATCCGCCCAGCAAGCCGCGCCATCCGAAGCGCCGATGGCGCGCGTGGAAGTCACCGGTTCCTCGATCCGCCAGCTGGCGACCGAGAATGCCCTGCCCCTCACCACCATCAAGTCCGAAGAGCTGGTGGCGCGTGGATTGACCACGATGTCCGAAGTGGCCACGTCGCTGACGGTCGGCTCCACCAACGAACCGGTCGGCGGCGGCGGTGGCGGCACCATGATCAACATGCGCGGCCTGAACACCAACCGCACGCTGGTGCTGCTGAACGGCCGGCGCCTGCCGAACGAGGCGGTCGGCGCCAGTTCGGTCAATGTCGACGTTGTGCCGATGAGCGCGGTGGAACGGGTCGAGGTGCTGCGCGACGGCGCCTCGTCGATCTACGGTACCGACGCCATTGCCGGCGTGGTCAACTTCATCACCAAGCGCACGCACACCGGCACGACCGTCACCGGCGGCTGGGTGCAGCCGGAACGCCACGGCGGCGGCGACCAGCAGCGCGTCAGCATCGTCAGCGGCATGGGCGACCTCGCTGAACAAGGCTGGAACGTCTATGCCGCGCTGGACTTCCAGCAGCGCGCGCGGCTGGCCCAAAGCGATCGCCCGAACATCAGCGATCCGAACCTGATCGCGCAACTGGGCGGCAATCCGTTCTCCTCGGCCGTGGCGGGGTCTTCCTCGGCGCCGGCCAACTTCACTGTCTACCAGAACGGCAAGCCCACCACCCTCACCGGCAACCCCTATTTCGCCAGCGGTTGCGCCGCGCCCTACGGCGGCGCGCAGTACACGATCCCGTCCACCAAGGCCAGCGGCGCCGGGGTCGGCACCTGCATCCTGGACCCCGACCTGTACCCGCAGCTGCTGCCCGATAACATGCAGGCTTCGCTGTTCACGAAGGCATCGCTGCGCCACCATGGCGACAGCCTGCTGACGGTGGAACTGCTGGCCACCGAATCGTTCATCAAGGCGCAGAATCCGCCGCAGGTGTTCGGCGCGCAAACCGATTACGACAAATACAACCCGGGCGTGCGCAAGCCGCTGTTCATCACGCCATCGTCGAAGTGGTACCCGGGCGGCAGCGGCGGCGTGCCGGGCGTTGCCGGCGTCACCAACCAGGACCTGGCGCTGACCTGGAGCATGGACGAAGCGGGGCCCGCGCGGACGGATGACCGCCAGAACACGCGCCGCCTGGTAATCGCCGACCAGGGCGAATTCATGGGCTGGGACTACCGCGTGGGCGTGACCGCGGCCGAGAGCAAGCGGGCGGTCGGCTGGATCAGCGGCTTCTTCGCCACCGACGGCATCTACCAGGGCGTGGCGAACGGCACGCTGAACCCGTTCGGTGCGCAGGATGCCGCGGGCGCGGAATACCTGGACAGCATCCGCCGCGACGGCCTCACCTACCGTGTCGCCCGGGTCGGCTACGTGGGCACCGACTTCAACATCGCCCGCCCGCTGCTGGACCTGCCAGGCGGCCCGCTGACGCTGGCGATCGGCGGCGACTGGCATCGCGAAACGTACCGCGACGCGACGGACCCGGTGGCCAACGAAGTCACGTACAAGGTGTCCGGCACGCCGAACACCTACCCGCGCGGCGAGCGCAAGGTGACCGCGCTGTACCTGGAAGCGGATGCGCCGATCACGAAGGAACTGACGCTGACGGGTGCCGTGCGCGCCGACCACTTCAGCGACTTCGGCAACACCGTCAACCCGAAACTGAGCGTGCGCTGGCAGCCCACGCAGACCGTGCTGCTGCGCGGTACCGCCAGCACGGGCTTCCGCGCCCCCACGCTGCCGGAGCTGTACGGCACGCCGCTGACGCGCATGCCATCGACCAACAAGTGGGACGATCCGCTGCTGTGCCCGAGCGCCACGCCATCCGTGCGCGCCACCGGCAGCGTGACGACCGACCCGCGCTACGCCGGCCTGAATCTCGATCCGGCCAGGGTGTGCGACACCAACCTCACCACGTTGCAGGGCGCCAATCCCGACCTCGATCCGGAAAAGGCGCGCACCGTCACCGCCGGCATCGTGCTGTCGCCGATGAAGAACCTGAATGTGTCGTTCGACTGGTGGTCGATCAAGATGAAGGGCACCATCGCGCAGATCACCGAGGAAACCATCTTCGACAACCTGGAACGCTACCAGGACCTGTTCGTGCGCAACGCCGACGGCACGCTGGACTACATCGTCAAGACGCGCATGAACATGGGCGGGCTGCGCACGCGCGGCATCGACACCAGCGTCAGCTACACCTGGCCGACCACGCAATGGGGCAAGTTCGGCATCGGCATGGACGGCACCTATGTCGACCGCTACGAAGGCCAGAACGAGCCGGGCGGCGTGTGGGAAGACAGCGTTGGCAGGCCGGGCGCGCTGGCCACCGGGTCCACCTCGGCCAACACCTACGTGTACCGCTGGAAGCACAACCTGCGCCTGTCGTGGAACTACCAGAAGTTCGGCGTGCAGCTGACCCAGGCCTACACCTCGCACTACGACGACACCAACGCGCAGCCGAACCAGAAGCCGGGCCAGCCGTTCTTCAACCAGATCGACCATTACACGCTGTACAACCTGGCCACGAACTGGAATGTGTCGGACAAGCTGAAGCTCACGCTGGGCGTCAACAACCTGCTCGACGAAGATCCGCCGCTGTCGAACCAGCGCATCGGTTCGCGCGTGGTGTTCGCGCAGAACGTCTCCAAGCCGATCGGCCGCGCCTGGAACGTGCGCGTCAACTACACCTTCTGA
- a CDS encoding pectinesterase family protein translates to MGPRIAACAAMMAVSISAAAAGQVVRIDAGAPVRTAGATAADAWVEARFRPLAAQGGDGKLYVVGRYQDEGNWYGAGLSFQSAAKRMQVEIVRMQGGQLTRLKGFGRAAAADGRFHTVRLEMAGSTLVVYLDGERVTNVTDTALPRGGRTGMVASGTAFEASIPVTGDPAQKPARLALARAPQLAQLTLGDGPVRLDVSALGTYRQAGDPAAAIPTGKPGTFLTTASPPTATAFGAMPFRFTATAANPALVRAEANAGFVTLTPLAAGATTVTLASVDDPNVLSVFDVRVAERKEASGGAYRLGGAVAPAVGERNVPYDTPLRLRFDAMPTLGAAGAVRVYRKRDGALVDTVHAGGEYDRLGYEGQSYRRAVRLQPIAIEGRNAIVHLHSAKLAPGEEYLVTVDDGVFNGRFNGQPFAGVGREHGWTFRTRAAIPRSDRLVVDDDGAADFRTVQGALNHVMRHGARTAPATVDIRDGRYQELLYLRGKDNVTLRGQSRDGVVIDALNGDGLNPGSGTAQDAQSPGISGGRAIFLVEDADLLTLDTLTIRNSTLRASPNGGQVEALFFNSEGRLVAKNASFFSEQDTIQVRGYAWFYRTLIAGNVDFIWGNNRAALFEDSEIRTVGDSANSNNGGYLLQARTMSAGDRGFLFVNSRLTHGPGPTGNDVPAGATWLARSPGYATAWDHIAFIDCRMGPHIAPAGWAGPNAKQPVPNPAVATATAGWREFGSMDLDGKPLDTSQRVHGRVLGAAEAKEAYGSRAAFFSGFGGGKGWNPVP, encoded by the coding sequence ATGGGTCCAAGGATTGCCGCATGCGCGGCCATGATGGCGGTATCGATATCGGCCGCGGCGGCCGGCCAGGTCGTGCGGATCGACGCCGGCGCGCCGGTACGCACCGCCGGGGCGACTGCGGCTGATGCCTGGGTCGAGGCGCGCTTCCGGCCCCTGGCCGCGCAGGGCGGCGACGGCAAGCTGTACGTCGTCGGCCGCTACCAGGACGAAGGCAACTGGTATGGCGCTGGGCTGAGCTTCCAGTCCGCGGCGAAGCGCATGCAGGTGGAAATCGTGCGCATGCAGGGCGGGCAGCTGACGCGGCTGAAAGGTTTCGGTCGCGCCGCCGCCGCCGATGGCCGTTTCCATACCGTGCGGCTCGAGATGGCCGGCAGCACGCTGGTCGTCTACCTGGACGGCGAACGTGTCACCAACGTTACCGATACGGCGTTGCCGCGGGGCGGCCGCACCGGCATGGTCGCGAGCGGCACCGCGTTCGAGGCAAGCATCCCGGTGACCGGCGACCCGGCGCAGAAGCCGGCCCGGCTGGCACTGGCCCGCGCGCCGCAACTGGCGCAGCTAACGCTCGGCGACGGCCCGGTGCGGCTCGATGTCAGCGCGCTGGGCACCTACCGGCAAGCCGGCGATCCGGCCGCCGCCATCCCCACCGGCAAGCCCGGCACCTTCCTCACCACGGCCAGCCCGCCGACTGCCACCGCCTTCGGCGCGATGCCCTTCCGCTTTACCGCCACGGCCGCGAACCCGGCGCTGGTGCGCGCGGAGGCGAATGCCGGCTTCGTCACGTTGACACCGCTGGCGGCAGGCGCCACGACCGTGACGCTGGCCAGCGTGGACGATCCAAACGTGCTGTCGGTGTTCGATGTGCGGGTCGCCGAACGCAAGGAGGCTTCCGGCGGCGCCTACCGGCTTGGCGGCGCGGTCGCTCCGGCCGTCGGCGAGCGCAATGTGCCGTATGACACGCCGCTGCGCCTGCGCTTCGACGCCATGCCCACGCTGGGCGCTGCGGGCGCGGTCCGCGTCTACCGCAAGCGCGACGGCGCGTTGGTGGACACCGTCCACGCCGGCGGCGAATACGACCGGCTGGGCTACGAAGGCCAATCCTACCGCCGCGCCGTGCGGCTGCAGCCGATCGCCATCGAGGGACGCAACGCCATCGTCCACCTGCACAGTGCGAAGCTGGCGCCGGGCGAGGAATACCTGGTCACGGTCGACGACGGCGTCTTCAACGGCCGCTTCAATGGCCAGCCGTTCGCCGGCGTCGGCAGGGAGCATGGCTGGACCTTCCGCACCCGCGCCGCCATCCCGCGCAGCGACAGGCTCGTGGTGGACGACGACGGCGCGGCCGACTTCCGCACGGTGCAGGGCGCGCTCAATCACGTGATGCGGCACGGCGCCCGCACCGCGCCCGCGACGGTGGACATCCGCGACGGCCGTTACCAGGAGCTGCTGTACTTGCGCGGCAAGGACAACGTGACCCTGCGCGGCCAGAGCCGCGACGGCGTGGTGATCGATGCGCTGAACGGCGACGGCCTGAATCCCGGCTCGGGTACCGCCCAGGATGCGCAATCGCCCGGCATCAGCGGCGGCCGCGCCATCTTCCTCGTCGAGGATGCCGACCTGCTCACGCTCGACACGCTGACGATCCGCAACAGCACGCTGCGCGCCTCGCCCAACGGTGGCCAGGTGGAGGCACTGTTCTTCAACAGCGAAGGCCGGCTGGTTGCGAAGAACGCCAGCTTCTTCAGCGAGCAGGACACGATCCAGGTGCGCGGCTACGCGTGGTTTTACCGGACCCTGATCGCCGGGAACGTCGACTTCATCTGGGGGAACAACCGCGCCGCGCTGTTCGAGGACAGCGAGATCCGCACCGTGGGCGACAGCGCGAACTCGAACAACGGCGGCTATTTGCTGCAGGCACGGACCATGTCGGCCGGCGACAGGGGCTTCCTGTTCGTGAACAGCCGCCTGACGCACGGCCCCGGCCCGACCGGCAACGACGTGCCGGCCGGCGCCACCTGGCTGGCGCGCAGCCCAGGCTATGCGACCGCCTGGGACCACATCGCCTTCATCGATTGCCGGATGGGACCGCACATCGCGCCGGCCGGCTGGGCCGGTCCGAATGCGAAACAGCCGGTGCCGAATCCGGCCGTGGCCACGGCTACCGCCGGGTGGCGCGAGTTCGGCTCGATGGACCTGGATGGCAAGCCGCTGGATACGAGCCAGCGGGTGCATGGGCGTGTGCTCGGTGCTGCCGAAGCGAAGGAAGCGTACGGTTCCCGGGCCGCGTTCTTCTCGGGTTTCGGCGGTGGCAAGGGCTGGAACCCGGTGCCGTGA
- a CDS encoding MBL fold metallo-hydrolase, whose protein sequence is MNIRDAAIATVLAATAGTAAAQAVNYQLIRNATIKVEYAGTTFLVDPMLAPKGAWPGFEGTVNSQLRNPLVELPVPLADVLKADAVIVTHTHMDHWDDAAKAAIPKSMPVFAQDEADAASIRKDGFTDVRVLGADTEFRGTRLAKTGGQHGTDAMMAAGLDKRLGAVSGVVFRRAGFQTTYIAGDTTWTADVERAIATYRPDVIILNTGYARIPGLDGSIIMGKEDLVRAAQAAPQARVVGIHMEAVNHASQTRAELRDYAASKGIAARVLVPEDGAAFRF, encoded by the coding sequence ATGAACATCCGCGACGCCGCCATCGCCACCGTGCTGGCCGCCACTGCCGGCACCGCCGCCGCACAGGCCGTCAATTACCAGCTGATCCGCAATGCCACCATCAAGGTCGAGTATGCGGGCACCACGTTCCTGGTCGACCCGATGCTGGCGCCGAAAGGCGCCTGGCCCGGCTTCGAGGGCACCGTCAACAGCCAGCTGCGCAATCCGCTGGTCGAGCTGCCAGTCCCCCTGGCCGACGTGCTGAAGGCCGATGCCGTCATCGTCACGCACACGCACATGGACCACTGGGACGATGCGGCGAAAGCGGCGATACCGAAATCCATGCCGGTCTTCGCGCAGGACGAGGCCGACGCCGCCAGCATCCGCAAGGATGGCTTCACCGACGTGCGCGTGCTGGGCGCCGACACGGAGTTCCGGGGCACGCGGCTGGCGAAGACGGGCGGCCAGCACGGCACCGACGCGATGATGGCGGCAGGCCTGGACAAGCGCCTCGGCGCCGTCTCCGGGGTCGTGTTCCGCCGCGCTGGCTTCCAGACCACGTACATCGCCGGCGACACCACCTGGACCGCCGACGTGGAGCGGGCGATCGCCACATACCGGCCGGACGTCATCATCCTGAACACCGGCTACGCGCGCATCCCTGGCCTCGACGGCTCCATCATCATGGGCAAGGAAGACCTGGTCCGCGCCGCGCAGGCGGCACCGCAGGCGCGCGTGGTCGGCATCCATATGGAGGCGGTCAACCACGCCTCGCAGACCCGCGCCGAATTGCGCGACTACGCCGCCAGCAAGGGCATCGCCGCCCGCGTGCTGGTGCCGGAGGATGGCGCGGCGTTCAGGTTCTGA
- a CDS encoding GlxA family transcriptional regulator produces MPESTHPLKVAVIAFDGITPFHLSVPCLVFGANLGAGAARFDVEVCSAEKGKGPLQTSAGFAIATRRGLAALDDADIVVMPAWHDDCRPAPAALLGALRRAHGRGARVVGLCLGAFPLAEAGLLDGRTVATHWAAADELARRHPRVHVNEEVLYVDEGDVLTSAGVAAGLDCCLHLLRQLCGADAANRVARRLLVAPHRDGGQAQFIERPLPVSGSDGRFAQVLDWVARHPQHQHSIDTLAARAAMSRRTFTRHFRQATGTSFKQWLLNQRMAHAQRLLETTSASIEVVAQEAGFGAALSLRQHFRAALQTSPSAYRKRFQPGAGAIA; encoded by the coding sequence ATGCCCGAATCTACCCATCCCCTGAAAGTGGCCGTCATTGCGTTCGACGGCATCACGCCCTTCCACCTGTCCGTGCCATGCCTGGTGTTTGGCGCAAACCTGGGCGCCGGCGCCGCACGGTTCGACGTCGAAGTCTGCTCGGCGGAGAAGGGGAAAGGCCCGCTGCAGACATCCGCCGGCTTCGCCATCGCCACACGCCGGGGCCTGGCCGCGCTCGACGATGCCGACATCGTCGTGATGCCGGCCTGGCACGACGACTGCCGGCCGGCGCCGGCGGCGCTGCTCGGCGCGCTGCGGCGTGCGCACGGCCGTGGCGCCCGCGTGGTGGGCTTGTGCCTGGGCGCCTTCCCGCTGGCCGAGGCGGGCCTGCTCGATGGCCGCACGGTCGCCACGCACTGGGCCGCGGCGGACGAGCTGGCGCGGCGCCACCCGCGCGTCCACGTCAACGAGGAAGTGCTGTATGTCGACGAGGGCGACGTGCTCACCTCCGCCGGCGTGGCCGCGGGGCTCGACTGCTGCCTGCACCTGCTGCGGCAGCTGTGCGGGGCGGATGCCGCCAACCGCGTGGCGCGCCGGCTGCTGGTGGCGCCGCACCGCGACGGCGGCCAGGCCCAGTTCATCGAGCGGCCCTTGCCGGTGTCCGGCAGCGATGGCCGCTTCGCCCAGGTGCTGGACTGGGTGGCCCGGCACCCGCAGCACCAGCACAGCATCGACACGCTGGCCGCGCGCGCCGCGATGAGCCGCCGCACGTTTACACGCCACTTCCGGCAGGCCACCGGCACCTCGTTCAAGCAGTGGCTGCTGAACCAGCGCATGGCGCATGCCCAGCGGCTGCTGGAAACCACCAGCGCATCGATCGAGGTGGTCGCGCAGGAAGCGGGATTCGGCGCGGCGCTGTCGCTGCGCCAGCATTTCAGGGCGGCGCTGCAAACCTCGCCGTCGGCTTACCGGAAGCGTTTCCAGCCCGGCGCGGGCGCCATCGCGTAG